Below is a genomic region from Argopecten irradians isolate NY chromosome 14, Ai_NY, whole genome shotgun sequence.
TATGGGCATACCGTTTTGCTGATATGACGTCAAGcaaaataaagggaagtaactcgtaTGTCTGTCTGAAAAGATGCTTGGGGCCTtaattaaggggagataatattaGAAATCACaaatctatatcaatatatacaatgtacaccaTGTATCTCCTGTAGTTTATTGTTGCtgtttgatatgttataaatgaagatatatatacatctatatacGAGTGTTTGTGAACTGTTATGTGAAGTATACTGAGAGAGAATTAAAGTCATTCAATATACATAAAGGTTTCTTTGTCTtttgtacaatatttttatcatggTTGAACATGCATCTGGTACGTAATTGTTttcatctttattatatttttgatacataCTATTTCTTTTTGAATACTTTTACTGAAAATTTgtcgatgtataactttactttACCAGCAAgcaaaacttacgattttcataTGTGAATCACGGCGTAATACTTCAAAAACGTTCGTCTTATTTTGTTTTTCGTCCACGTATAAGTCGCACTGATGTATAGATCGCATTCACGACTAATAGAGAAAAAGTCGCGACTTACACTCTAGAAATACGGTAGTCATCATGCTTCATCCGTCGTTCTGTGCCAAATTAATGGTGACCTGTAGCATGGTTAAATGAAAGACtaccaggtttttttttttttttttttcaaatgaatgacccggaccttcattcaaagtcacataGGTCATAAAGGCTACAATCTTTAACGACTTTCTGTGTACTTCATTTCTACTgccgtattttccggagtataagtcGCGACTACTATactaatgttttatttatattcagATGACTGTTAAAAACCACTGTATCTTGTTTTTCTTCTGTCTTACTTTTTTAACATGATCATAATTGTTCGTCTTTTCTGAATGGAGAGTTGCAGTTCAAACCACTTTGTTATGAGGGTTTGAAAAGTTAGACTGGGCCGTTTTTGTTGATACGGCGGCTGGACTGGTTGGACCGTTTGAAAAAAAGTCATTATTCAAAGTACATAATTCCTGACGGATCTTCAGATTTTCATACGAGTCTCTATGAGGGCTTTGCCATGGCTAGTctgaaaacaatacaattataATACATTCGAATGTGAAACACATTTTATTATGTATAGCGGTATATATGTACGGTATATAATTGAGCCACCGTTTAAGTTCGACAACTACCACAAGCATGGCGGCATGTCTTCAGCATGTATCCTGGGTTGGCAACACACTCTCCTTGTTGTTGCCATTCTCTGCATCTGATATTGTAGttataacaaccacctgtacAATACAAAACACCCCAACGAATTAAAATTATGACACAGGAAGAAGCTAGACGAGAATGTAAATTATCTGAGGTTTTTTTTAACTAGTAACTGTTTTTCCGCCACATATCATAGATTGCATTTCTCAAAGGGATCTTAGAGTTACAGTTTCACAAATAAATTGTATTCTTCAACTATTGCATGGTATGCAATCAATATTTGAACAATTATCAAGTCAAGCTTATAGTATCTATTTACTTTCTGCCGTATGTTAGCAGCGACTTATAGTTCTGAGGATTAATGTTAATACCGTCCTTCGCTTGTTTCGGTCGCCAATGCGACAGTGGGACATATGCATGATCGAAATACTTACAAATGTCACAGGAGCTTTTACATTCATCCAGCATGTAGCTTGGATTGTTACGACATTCTCCATTATCCGCCCACCGTTCACAATTAGCATCATTGTCAAAACACCctgaaatatcataaaataatttcatttgttacactcatttctattggttagaaaGTTGAGGTTAATGTTTCCAAGAGAATTGTACGTCGAGTGatatgacatcatacatacagtACATGTTTTCGCGGGATATTTTAAAAGaggcacagtcattggccaaaatGATTTCAATGCGCAACAACCGAATATGCTTTATTGAAAACGTGTATAAAAGCACAGAAACTAGTGCCTAAATAGTGGCTAATTactttattcaaattaaattttaagcATTAGTCTCAGtatcttttgggtttatgaaaTCATAGATAAAAAAGAACAGACTTTCTTTTTCCTAGATGCTTCGCGagtgctggtcggtggtttttcttcgAGTACTTCGGCTTTGAATGACACTGGCTGGACGTTAACCAGAAGACGTGATTTATTCTTAAACCTAaaatgctacatgtatatacgggCAACTTCCTGAAACTTACGTGAGTTCGGATCTCTGTTCCTCTTCCACATGTTCGGATCTTCTGTTTGTAGAATAGAACATACATTTAGTGACATTTTTCAACAATCAAGACAAATCTTAAAGATATGTGATCATATACACGACTAAACGGACTTAAATTTGTGTTGTTTATAGCGTTTTTAAGAAAATCACGATTTACCGCTTAGACTTTATTTTCGTAAATCATAGGTTTGAAGCTTCCTTGTTTCTTACATTGAATTTAATTCATTCTCTGTAGCCCCTTCAgagttgttaatatatattacacCTTCTTTAAATCCCTTTCCCCTACTGACTGTCGATATTTGGTTGAAGCACACCGGCTGTcgatattataagactctttcatatgtggatatgaaggatagggatatatagggtcacaaaatgtagtaaaatccgaggcttgccgagggttttgcaacattttgtgatcccgagggtagaatatccctatccttcatatccacttatgaaagagtatttttctttcatacctcgacggttttttttcaattttacaactacaataacccgccattttgaaataaattcgaagaaatccacgacttgAAGTCAATTTTTcttacatgaaaaattacatcatatttttaacataaattccattgtttgcattttttattgtaaaaccagtcatatttgtgaaaaaaatgttaaaattttactgaggaaatagaaattttgttgacgccgtgtcgtcacgaggctttattgcatgggtagccatgcaatacagcctcaggcgacatgagtgtattgccctggaccaaaactaaatataaggaatagctttttattttattgaggttatgagggtataatgataatggagcccgtatAAATCTATGTAACCCGGCTTTACCTACCTTCATATAACACTGCCATCGGgaacatacattttttattacattgtatgcCGAAAATTATGGGTTATTCGTAggttgttgatttttttcaaccCATCACAGATACATACATATACCTATAAACATGGGGTATTCAAATTATGTAACCCGGcaagccgggttacataaaatttacacgggctccattatcattataccctcataacctcaacaaaataaaaagctattccttatatttacagttttcacgtaaatgaatattatttattctcgcgacagttgcatattttttattaaaatacccatatttgtTCTCTCcagtcatcgtcaacgaattcgattgagcAGCTGATTGGAAtagagtcattcatatgttccaaccaaaagtggggtcatgaccccacattacgccagcgactattcccgtaacaatagaatcgcctcACGTGTTGTACTATCTTATGTATACCCTGATAAATAtcaatgataatactagaaagcttGGTTATGGAGTcaatgtcagtgcaaactgtaaatataataatgtattttgtttcagGCGTCTCCCTATAGCTATCGAtatctattattttattttattattaatgttGCTAGTTTTTCTCCTCATTTGAAACCCTTCCTTTATTCAGAGACATAGAAAGTGCTTTaggtaggtatttattgttacCTTGCTTTACGTTCTGATCTGTTGCAGCCCTGGCGTTCAGGAGTTTACTGATGGTGTTCTTAAGGTTCAAAGATGTTGGTGTATCTGTTTCTTTGTTGTGGAGTGGAACCTTGTCCAAGCTCTCGACTTCAGATCCGTACATCATAGGTATGAACTggaaatgcaaataaaataattagttATATTCTGACCCACGGATAACTGCACTACGCTAAAACACGCTTATTAAGTAATACGTGTAGCATAGTGCAGTCAATCTTAAATCCACATAAGTGAAGCAAAGCGTTGTGCTTTGGTCCAATAAGTGTAGCGTAGCGACATACGTAGTACAATCAACTGTGCGTCCCCGACGATAAGTCGATCTTGAGCGCAGTATTCACTTTCATTAATTCGACATTCAGAAAAAGGATATTTGTCGAGACATTTTTTTAGAATGGATTGTAAAAACAATGCACAATATGTGCATTTGCTGAcaaaataatgttatacaatacAACTCAATCATGCTTTAAGTTATCGAGGATAATATTATCTTAGTTTAGAGGAGATTAACCTTCAATAAATTGTAATAATTGGATCTTTTTCAcgtaattaaaaaaacatgtgttTTATTCGAAAAGCAAAAGCAAAGAAAAACGCGCATGTGTATGacaaataagaaatatttaaatagaCTAAATggtattaaataaatatatttctgtatagcttaaatatcaaagaaacacaatttatcaaagcataacaatttattgactcgtgccctacccgggcctcgaactcaagATCTGCgacacccaatcgcctagccaaacatacctgcacCTTCTTTAGTAAATACAGTATGCGTTATTAGATAACGAATGTAGAATATGGTGGGGTTTTTTGGCAATTAATTGATGGATTTGTGCATAGAGCGTTGTATAATAGTATAAACATTGTGAAAATTCTATTCAATGTATAAATTTATAATGAAACAGGATCATACTAAAAAGTAGTTGTGAAGTGTTATTTATGAAGTGTGATTTATGTGTTCTTTTGAATTTCTGAAACCTACGAGCTATCTTGGCGAAAGAAACAACGCGcacacaacaaaataaacttatttctTCTAGAACACTAGTAGTTTGAGGTATTCAATCATGTACATTGTTCTGCAAAATAAATAGCTTCATTCTAATAAATCAAATTTAGggtattatttttacatattttacatctttgAAGATGGTGGGAAGCAATAATTTCTCTGTATTTTTTGCAGAGTTCATAAAACAAgtttgtgtttgttattctctCCGGGGACATAATACAACTTTGACCTAACATATCTACTCACCAGTACAGCCATTATTCCTAATAACACCATGGTGATTACCATGTCTCCGGGGACATAATACAACTTTGACCTAACATATCTACTCACCAGTACAGCCATTATTCCTAATAACACCATGGTGATTGCCATGTCTCCGGTGGAGGTTGAAGCTAACGTCGGTTACAACTGACTGTCCAGGGAAAAACAGGCGAACGATTTATTCGTAGTTTTGAAGAATATCGACTGTCCGCACCCTCGGAGATCCAGTGTCTAAATTCCACTAAGCTCCGTTTATACCGTAGTCTGATTAACATGGGTAACCGACGATGGTTTTATACATACCATTACTTACAGAAGGTTATCTGTGAAATCAAGACAATTAGGTATGGCCTTTAGATAATTGATCATCATTTTTAAATGTCAAAAACATGTAGAACAGATGGACAAATAAAAGGATGTTTAAAGTTAAAAGACGACgttattttatcattgtatTTGTATCATGCATATATAGGGACATTAAATGTACTAGGCAAGTATTAACTCATCAAAAATTGCTTATGGTGGGCAATCAAAATGTCAATATACAAGTCCCTATGCTAAATTGAATCCCGTTTAATGCGATTTCCTGTCCGCttctttatttcaaaatccATTACCACAAAACCTAATGTAAAAATACTACATTTCAAGGTAAAAGTGTGAAAATTGCATACAGTTTTAAATCAGTGGCAATGTTCTTTACAGGCAAGattgaataaaaaaactttAAGCTTTTCCACCACGTGTACG
It encodes:
- the LOC138308233 gene encoding putative tyrosinase-like protein tyr-3 isoform X2, whose protein sequence is MAITMVLLGIMAVLFIPMMYGSEVESLDKVPLHNKETDTPTSLNLKNTISKLLNARAATDQNVKQEDPNMWKRNRDPNSRCFDNDANCERWADNGECRNNPSYMLDECKSSCDICGCYNYNIRCREWQQQGECVANPGYMLKTCRHACGSCRT
- the LOC138308233 gene encoding putative tyrosinase-like protein tyr-3 isoform X1 — encoded protein: MAITMVLLGIMAVLFIPMMYGSEVESLDKVPLHNKETDTPTSLNLKNTISKLLNARAATDQNVKQEDPNMWKRNRDPNSRCFDNDANCERWADNGECRNNPSYMLDECKSSCDICGCYNYNIRCREWQQQGECVANPGYMLKTCRHACGSCRT